Below is a window of Humulus lupulus chromosome 9, drHumLupu1.1, whole genome shotgun sequence DNA.
aaaaaaaaattatgtatcttttttttttctcacatcatttatttatttattattatctaatattattTATTGTCACATAATTCTCTCTTATTAGTTTCTCTTTGTTCAGTTTCTCTCACATCACTTAATAtatcattattttctctctcatcatttcctctctcatcactctctctactcacttctctctcttcactttctttctcatcactttctctctactcactttctttctcattacattttctctcattttttcttggatcaatttctctcttctcaatttctatttctttaaattttctctccttactttctcacttcttatttttcatcatttttttcaaattattttatctcattatttattacaaacttttaaaatatttttctctttgtaaatatatttgttaatattttatttaagattttaaaaaaataaaactaaaaaattgtttttagagaACATTAACCAtacacctcttgttttttgaaaactacaaaaacagttttctgttctcatttatGATAATACAACTTTGAAAACTAtaaaaacagttttctgttctcatttctgactACCAGATTGACTTTTCTTCCCCTGATGtgacattttttttttacctCTCTTTTCTGACCAGGAAATTCTTCAAGTGGGAATGAAGATTTTaaatgatatattttgagaccctGCTTGCAGTATAATTTCGTTATCTTTAACTTCCTTCCGAAGTATAAATATTAGCCTGTTTTGCCCTTATGATGCATCTTTTTAGGAGATGCATACATGCCTTCACCCAATCTCATGACATACATCAATAAAAGTGTATTATTCTTGTTGACATGTAAATGTTAATAGTACACTGAGATAGAACACGGTCCCATTCAGCAACATAATTGTGGTTTCTTGGAATTTTAATCGACACTGATACAGATAAAAGGGATATCATTAAATTAAATCATGTTAATGATATCCCTTAATTTTCTATATCTCTTAATTATATCTCAGGCACTTAGGAGATAAATATGCTCAAATTAGAAGATTTTGTATTATTCAATTATCTGTGCTTTTACTGCTTCTTACATGTGCTTATTTCCCAGATTGATGAGGCAGAAGTGTTTAAGGAAACCAAACAGTTCACGTACAAAGATGGTTCACAGTTTGTCTTCATGGACCTGGTACAGGATTTCTCATATAGGTCTTTGGTTGCAGGATTTCTTATaagattcttgttgaagccacaAACTGCAGGTCCAATTTAGTATCCGGGGCTATGCCTCAAGGAAGCTAACAAGTCACTCTAATTGTCAGGATTTGAATCTCAACTAACTTCACTTTCGTACTTTATAGGTGTAATTGTACTTTTTTGCAGACCACATATGAAGAAATTCGTCTCAATGATGCTGATGTTGGGGATAGAACAAAGTGGTTGAAAGAAGGAATGGATTGCAATCTGCTAATTTGGAAAGGAAAGGTATTTGCCAAATCCCTTGAAGTGTTTTTGAGCATTTGTTTAATTTTACTCCCTGCATTGGGTCATGGAGAAAGGGCAATACAAGAACTCTATTGAAGAATGCACCCTGCATGCAAAGATGATGATGCTATTTCTGTAAACAAACCTGATTTTTCTATTAGAATTTTTGCCTTGGTTATAAACACAATCTGATAGGCCACCGTTAACCTTTGTGTACGCGCGTAGAGGCAAGGGCAGTAACAGTGAGGGTACTGAGCTGGCATAGTTTGTTATATGAGAGATGCTAGTGTATGGGAGGGTACAGGGTACTTGGCTAGGGAAGGTATATGTGTATATGGGAGGGTACAGGGTACTTAGTTAGTTATGGACTGATTGAGTGTGTAATCAAAGGGAGAGAACTAGGCTCTCGAACATCCTAGCTATTCAATACAGACAGTTATTCATTTTTCTGGCCATTTGCATTCTTTCTGGGTTCTGTTTCTAATTTTCTGTGCAGGAGACTCTACCACAATCCTTACATACATTGGtaatatctaaattttacttgGCATCATGATTAGATGCAATTAGTAGCTTGTCTGCATAACATCAATCAACGGAAACCaatatgaaattttgaaaaatgattACATATAATTATTTTCTTTAATGGCGAATTGCTTTCTCTACGTTGTTTCAGGTTATTGGCCTTGAACTTCCTGTCACAGTGCAGTTGAAAGTGGAGCAAGTTGATCCAGGACTCAAAGGTGACACAGCTCAAGGTAATGTTACTTTGTTTTGATGTTGACTTTCCAAGGACCAAATGTAATGTACGAAAGCAGGCAGGTTCATCATGTTACATTGTTTTAAAACTGCCAGTTCAGTTAAAAGTCTAACCAATTTTATTCAATTCATGGTGCTAAACAAGCATCTTAACTTTTGTGGGTTGAAAAAATTGGTGCGCTCCATTAGGCGCATCAAACTTTGTTCCCAGGAATTTAGAAGCTAAAAATTGTCTTGTCCTTCTACTGATTTTGCCATGCGAATTTTTTCTTGCAGGTGGAACAAAGCCAGCAACTCTTGAAACCGGAGCAGTTGTTAATGTCCCATTATTCATAAATACAAGTGACACAGTAATAGTGGATACAAGAACCGGACAATACACGAGTCGTGCATGAGCTATAGCTTGTAGATTACCTACCATTGGACATTTTTTTTGGCCTTTTGTTTACCATAAGAGAGTTCTATTCTTTCTTCATTGTATGAGAAATGTACACAAGGTTAGCTTGACATTTGTAAACCTGAACCTTTGTTGTAAACTACTTGGTTCATTTGAGAATAGCTCAATACATTTTTGTAGCTAATCAATGGCAGTAGAAAGAAAGTGACTCTGATTTTTGGTCATATGGCCCTTGTATTTGTGAACCCAAGTTTCATTAAGTAAGCATTGTACATCATTAATTTACTGTTCCACAATCAACAATTGCTATAggactaataatacaagaagcaAGTGTCTAcacaaaattttgtttaaattcaaATACTGAAATAACCCACTTCAGAAATGTGTAATGAAAATTGTTACACTTACGAGGAGATGCGAATGAACAACACTTTTTCACTGGTGTGGTTTCTTGGCAGGAATCAAACCTTGCTTCAACGCAGCCCCATACACATTACAGGCACCCAACGAGTGCCCATGTTTGTTTAGGCCATCAATCAAAAGGTTATAACTTCCTCTACTAGGAACTATGCCATCTTCATTCAGTAGAACCAAAACAAATAATGCCTCGTTCACCTTTCCCTCAACACAAAGCGCTTGAATTACGCCGTTCAACGTGATAATCTGCGGTGAAAATCCCATTTGAATCATAGTCTGTAAATTGACACTGGCTTCGTCAATTTTCTTCCCTATACACAAAGTTTGGATCATTAGATCATATGTACTAGGTTCGAACACAGAACCATCGCCATGGTCATCATTTTTCATTTTCCCAAACACTTGGTAGGCATCTTGGAACAAGTCTTCTTTTCTTCCCCTACAATATCTTCTACACAATCCTCTTAACAGAGAGTTCATCATCTTCTTGTCGACTTTCAGTCCAATCCCCACCAATTCGTTAAATATTCTTAAAGCAGTCTTAGTTTTGCGCCATTTCAATAACCCATGTAACAAAGTACTGTAACTGATAGAATCAGGCTCACAATTTCTCTCTCTCATCAGCTTCAAAATCTTGATCCCCTCCAATGGCCTTCCTTCTACGCAGAACCCATTAAAGAGAGTGTTGAAGGTGACCACATTTGGTGATAAACTCCTCCCCAAAGCTTCATTAAGCAACTCCATTGCCTCATCTGATCGACCGACTTTGCAAAATCCATCCATAACAGCTGTGTATGAATACATGTCAACTTCAACAATGGAGTCtttcttcattctcatcaacatGTCAAACGCTTCCTCTACTCTACCCACATAACACAACCCCTTCAACAAGCAATTATATATTTGAACAGTTGGCTTGAAACCAATTCCACCCATCAAATCCAAAACCCCGAAAGCTCTCTGCAACTTTCCCTTTTTGCATAATGAATTCATCAGAATATTTATGGCAGAAAAATTTGGAAGAAACCCATTGTCCACCATATACCTTAAAACTCTCTCTGCCTCATCCAGATTCTTATTCTCACAGTAACACCTAATAACTATGGAAAATGTCCAAGCATCTGCCTCTAAACCATAAGAAGACATTTCATCAAACAGCTTcaaggcaaggtgaggctcctcgGCAGTTACCAGAGCCAGAAGCAGCTCATTGAACTCAAAAATGGTTCCCAAGTCACCATTTAGCTTCCGCCTACTGATGATTTCGTCTTTGTCTTTAAAGGGTAAGCCTTTGATTTCATCAACAAGAAGTTTGAGGCCAAATTGGGTCTGGTTTTCTTTGATAGGTAATCCAGTAATGTTGTTTTTCTCAGGGAGATTAAGAGCATAGGAAGCATGGTGGGTTTTGTTGTTATTAGTATTGAAATTTTTGTAGAAGCAGATTGGGTTGGCCAGTAAAAGAGAGTGGAACACATGAATTGGAGAAGGCATTTGAGTAGAGAATGTTGTAATAgcaataaatttataaaatatgttttcaaACTATTtggattttatcattttttttgtattgcaaaaaaacttttatttttaaaaaaaatatcatttataaaagaGTAAATCGCTTCtaaaatactcaatgttttcacaatattgcacttttatacccaatttttttttgcggtaaatatactcaatgtcttcaaaatgttgcacttttataaccaaattttttttgcagtaaatatattcaatgtttttaaaatgttgcactttgttgacgtggttcttcgccaacatgtaattaggaaaataagaggaagggattagtgcttaactatgaaccgaaatagatgaatgatattttaatggactggtgacacaatcacgtttttttaggtggttcaaaggttaaaatccttctactccaccagccaatattattgctatatgcctgatattctttacatggtatttccttacacaatagaatccaatcatttgcaactcccagggtctccatatttataggagagggcacctgggagttggtaaagggggtcatcccgtgaccttcctacctatcatgtcacttctgtgacattcatgattaattcctaaaacctgacacatgaagtgtggtctaatcaataggaaagggggatattgggctgcacggcccaacccagtcgtgagtgcctgaatacgcacgttcatgctgcgtgtccgagaagtcagggatatattagacacgtgatgtctgatatatgcacgtttaccttgcgtggttgactttataaaaggtcatagcctccaactccagctcgtaccacgagctggatgcctcctcgacTTGTGGCCTTCACAGTCCAGACTCAGTCcgtaagtaatcttggcgaacctttggataccccgaactaacgaggtaggacctgacgacaacagctccggtcatgggggatccacgtggctgatataatttaggctgtatctcagctcgctaatagcccgttggaaaatcagggtgtacatttgtaacgaccccaaattcggtattaaggcttagggcttgggatagtgtgcctggagggcataaaggagttttgtgtgtgtctttaatgagttttatgcatgattatgatttaatgcacgttatatgattatgtgattaagtgtgatgcatgactatgtgaattagtatgcatgtagacctgattgagcatatttgtaatttggccatgtttgggcatgactatgttgatacctgtgatctatgactcgagacgatcttagaatgagcgggttagcggaaagtcaaagcgggaacctgtgccaggcttgggttaagcctggggagtttaattgagaatctgggaatatatttgatgattaatccggtattgggtagcgagcgggaattattaggaacacttgaggaattagtgggaatttgggtaatatgactaaaatgcccctttatggacataaaggtttagaattagtaagggagggcattttggtcattaggcttgtaagagataaaataaagaaggtctttatacttagtggattttgtagagaaaagcataggctgaaaagaaagaaagaaggaagagaaggaagagagggaaaactgaagggtttggctttgaagattcggtttgtggctctcccaaccatttcaCTTGAttttttcttgaggttaagctcagtggaaagctagggttagctgagcatcaaggatcctaagctaggcttgaggattggcaagggattagcaagatcacatcagagatttgaggtaagttcttgaggtgttcggttttagggttttgctggttttgagctgtgttttgagctaaatggatggggtttttggggaaaataggtcaaggttgtgaaggtgcaagacaaggaggtctagggttcagttcaaggtcgaaattccacccacggtatgatttctaagaccctatccttgttgtttgagtgattttctggtttttgggttcattgggttagattttgaattgtgggttgcttgagcttgggattgagttcatggggtgcttgggatgagtgtgtggtgtgtataagtttgtttttgggcttgagaaagagttgggcaagtttggggtcgaaatgggggaagaaaatcgcaagatgcgatttttggttttggcctgctgcaactagcgctacagcgctaggcagggggcgctgtagcgctagcccctgtctggtgagggtggttctgcttgtagcgctacagcgccctcttttgagcgctgtagcgctgcactgttcacagaggggatttttgggcttttgtgaagggattttgacctagggttcggggctcgattctgccacgttgttttggggatctaggacttcccgggggctcgggattagtcccgaggctaggtttcggacttgaggattggtgatgactttgacttgtggactttgcttaggtaagcgctagggctcgggtaagatcgtgctcaaggagtcaggttgatcaaggctactgaatctaaaggtaagaaaaccgtaacacccgagaatagggcatggccccagactggattatgtgcaaatgtttaaccttaaatgaatcataatgtgtgtgaatgattatttcaaatgtactatatgtgtgattataatgaaatgaacggcaagggccgagtgcggcgtaggccgggtacggctgtggggccgaaagtaacacacagcacatgggatgcttatattcagggtgggacccaagggatacatgagttatcctcgcggtgagaaccgaaaccccaggctttggtaaggcctctggggcggcatggccgtgcttgtttattatgatggttttcctatttatcagtgaattatgccagctatatgaattgcatatgttatgtattatttgggttttcttgctgggcttcggcttacgggtgctccgtgtggcaggtagaagcaaggagtcagtcaaccggccatgagtat
It encodes the following:
- the LOC133800566 gene encoding pentatricopeptide repeat-containing protein At5g41170, mitochondrial-like, producing the protein MPSPIHVFHSLLLANPICFYKNFNTNNNKTHHASYALNLPEKNNITGLPIKENQTQFGLKLLVDEIKGLPFKDKDEIISRRKLNGDLGTIFEFNELLLALVTAEEPHLALKLFDEMSSYGLEADAWTFSIVIRCYCENKNLDEAERVLRYMVDNGFLPNFSAINILMNSLCKKGKLQRAFGVLDLMGGIGFKPTVQIYNCLLKGLCYVGRVEEAFDMLMRMKKDSIVEVDMYSYTAVMDGFCKVGRSDEAMELLNEALGRSLSPNVVTFNTLFNGFCVEGRPLEGIKILKLMRERNCEPDSISYSTLLHGLLKWRKTKTALRIFNELVGIGLKVDKKMMNSLLRGLCRRYCRGRKEDLFQDAYQVFGKMKNDDHGDGSVFEPSTYDLMIQTLCIGKKIDEASVNLQTMIQMGFSPQIITLNGVIQALCVEGKVNEALFVLVLLNEDGIVPSRGSYNLLIDGLNKHGHSLGACNVYGAALKQGLIPAKKPHQ
- the LOC133800567 gene encoding uncharacterized protein LOC133800567, producing MAGMATSFHFSSASSILTRRPSQLSSLSLSSNLSVLPMPSLRRSHRFRHPTFPRIMALSSNDIKVGTELEIDGAPWRVLEFLHVKPGKGAAFVRTKMRNFITGNTIEKTFRAGVSIDEAEVFKETKQFTYKDGSQFVFMDLTTYEEIRLNDADVGDRTKWLKEGMDCNLLIWKGKVIGLELPVTVQLKVEQVDPGLKGDTAQGGTKPATLETGAVVNVPLFINTSDTVIVDTRTGQYTSRA